One Triticum dicoccoides isolate Atlit2015 ecotype Zavitan chromosome 3B, WEW_v2.0, whole genome shotgun sequence genomic window, TCGCCTCCGCTCCTCTGATTGGCCTCTCCTCCGTTTCACTCTGCTTTTCCTTTGCCCGCTTTGCTTCTACTCCTCTCACTCGCCCGCCCGCCTCTCTTTCCTCGCCCCTTCCTTCGCTTCGGATTCCCTCCCATCCCGTCCCCTCCCCCCCGGCTCTCTCGCTCGCGCACCAACCCAAAACCCTAGCCAGCCCGCACGCCCATGGCGTCGTCccccgcgcgccccgccgccgcgtccGTCTCCGGCGCCTTCGGCCTCCCGCCCGACGCCCGCTGCTCCTTCGACCAGACGCGCCGCCGCGCCGAGGTACGTCCTCTCTGCCTATCTCTCTGTCTGTCTGTCGTCATCCATCTCCCTCCTACTACCACCACCACGCGAGGTCCCTCGATCTCGGGGGTTTCTGAGGCGGGGGTTGATGCGTGTGTGAGCGGGGAAAGCAGGATTCGCAGGACAAGAGGCAGCTGGTGCGGACGTTCGTCAACGTGTACGGCCAGGAGGGCTACCCCAAGGAGGCCGTCATGGCGGCCGTCGAGGAGTGCATGAGGAAGCAGGCCGAGGGACTGCTGCATTCGCTCGAGGGCATCGGGGGGAGGCTCTCGCAGCTCGAGCTCTACTGCTACAAGCTCGAGCGCTCCATCGGGGAGCTGCGCAGCGACGTCATGGACTACCACAGCGAGGGCACCGTCAACTTCCGCTGCCTCGACAAGAATCTCAGACAGGTACGTGCTCTGCCCCGCCCCGCCTTCAGATCCACGCACGCTCTGCCAATTACTGCCGAATGTCTTGCTCTCGTCTCGAGTGCCCCGGCTCTGTTAGTCGAGGCACTATTCAGATTTCACCTTTGAGATTGTAGTGGTGCTTAAGGAGTTACTTCAGCGGAACATTTTCACAAGCTGCTATTCTTAAACTACGTACGGTGGAGTCAGACTTACTGTTCTCGTGAGATTTGGATCATTTTTGATGCATTAAGAATATGTCTCTGAGCTGAACAATCCTTTCTTCTGTTGACCAGGTTCAGAAAGCTGTGCAGATGCTTCAGGATAAGCATGAGCCTGCTGACACGGCGCAGCAACTGGCCAAACTTCAAATAGCGCATGAATTCCCTGCTAGAACAAATGAAGCCACTGCCTTGTCGATGCTTGCTTCAAGGGAAAATGTCAACGATCAGAGCACACAATTCGCCAACCCTGAGGTTTCTTTTGTGCCAATTCACCAAGTTAATACCATGCAGTCTCCTGCTATGCCGAACCAAAGTAGCGGCGGTTATATTCTGCAGCAACTAGTGCCCGTCTCTTTGAGCACGCAACATGATCAGCAACATCCGAGCCAAGCTGCGGTGTACTATATGCAAAGCCAAAGTCAAGTGAACTGCACAGAGAACAAACCGTCCGAGTCTTTTGTTCAGGTTATGCAGCCGCATGTCCAGAACCCTGAAGCCAGGGTTGCAGTTGAGCTACCTCAGAAATCTAGTCAGCCAACGGAAATGTACCCTCCACTGCAGCATCATATGCTACAAATGCCTGCTCAGCATCACGAGTCACAGGCATGGCGATCACAGCCACCTGTCGCGCAACAGCAGCACTACAGTGTTCAGCAAGTCCCACCACAGATGGTTCAACAGAAAACATCTTCTCCTCGTGCTCAAAGTACTCCTCAAGTCACGCTCATGTATCCTCAATACTCTTCTCAGAAGCCTGCCAATGCTACCACTGAGCCACTTCCGAGAAGTTTGGTTGGGCAGTCTCCATACTCTTCACCCCAGCAGAAGCATCATGAAGTCATGCCTTCGTTTTATGGCCAAGGCAACACAATTTTGCTTCCCACGGCAGAGCATAATATCCAGCATCAACAGCCACAGCAACTGCAAACGCAGAGCCAGGCCTCATGCCCACCTCAACCAAACAAGCCCAGCCACTGCAGTGTTGCATCATATGCTGTTCAGGGTAGTGGCCGAGCCTACACTGCCACATATAAGAATCCTGCTGAGAGCCCTGCAACTGTTGCTGTTCTGCCTCAGCATTCGGCAACAGCTCCTATGGCGTTTCATCATTTGGGGCAACAAATCTTGCATAAGAATCCATATGGAAGTATGTTTGAAACGACCAGTGTAGTAGGGTATCCACATGATCTGGTTGGGAGTATGACGCTTCCAGTGGTGACTGCGGACTCCAGTAACATGGTTGATAAGCTCAATGCTGGTAGCAATGTTACATCCCCGCGAGACTGGCCTGCATAGTGCAGAATGGGCAGTTGTTGGGTACTTCATTGTTACCACAAAACTTATTTCCATGACTATAGCTGGAAGCTTGTCGGCTCTCACCCGGGTATTTCATCTGGCTTCCTTTTTATTAGCCAGCAGATTGGTACAGATCCTT contains:
- the LOC119276802 gene encoding mediator of RNA polymerase II transcription subunit 15-like, with translation MASSPARPAAASVSGAFGLPPDARCSFDQTRRRAEDSQDKRQLVRTFVNVYGQEGYPKEAVMAAVEECMRKQAEGLLHSLEGIGGRLSQLELYCYKLERSIGELRSDVMDYHSEGTVNFRCLDKNLRQVQKAVQMLQDKHEPADTAQQLAKLQIAHEFPARTNEATALSMLASRENVNDQSTQFANPEVSFVPIHQVNTMQSPAMPNQSSGGYILQQLVPVSLSTQHDQQHPSQAAVYYMQSQSQVNCTENKPSESFVQVMQPHVQNPEARVAVELPQKSSQPTEMYPPLQHHMLQMPAQHHESQAWRSQPPVAQQQHYSVQQVPPQMVQQKTSSPRAQSTPQVTLMYPQYSSQKPANATTEPLPRSLVGQSPYSSPQQKHHEVMPSFYGQGNTILLPTAEHNIQHQQPQQLQTQSQASCPPQPNKPSHCSVASYAVQGSGRAYTATYKNPAESPATVAVLPQHSATAPMAFHHLGQQILHKNPYGSMFETTSVVGYPHDLVGSMTLPVVTADSSNMVDKLNAGSNVTSPRDWPA